From one Acidobacteriota bacterium genomic stretch:
- a CDS encoding ABC transporter permease subunit: MSTFQHIAKIVTIARNTFREAVRDRVLYNLIVFVLLIIAAAVFLGDLTDGHEARTIVNLGLSAMLLFGVFIAIFVGVSLVSKEIEKRTIYAVLSKPVGRGEFIVGRYLGLCLTLLINVVVMGAGVSVALLIVGGGGLAFRIWGAVSLIFFELTVITAIAILFSSFSSPALSALLTFLVFVIGHFSASLRDFAANLGSESAKFFFNFLYYFLPNLSFYSFVTNAAHGDVPPATYLATVILYTVVYASIVIAFAALIFSRRNFK; the protein is encoded by the coding sequence ATGAGTACATTTCAGCATATTGCAAAAATCGTAACGATCGCCCGCAATACGTTTCGCGAGGCGGTGCGCGACCGCGTGCTCTACAACCTTATCGTATTCGTTCTCCTGATCATTGCCGCCGCGGTTTTCCTGGGTGATCTGACGGATGGCCACGAAGCGCGTACGATCGTCAATCTCGGACTGAGCGCGATGCTGCTGTTCGGGGTGTTCATCGCGATTTTCGTCGGTGTCAGCCTGGTCTCGAAGGAGATCGAGAAACGAACGATCTACGCGGTTCTCTCAAAACCCGTCGGGCGCGGCGAATTCATCGTCGGCCGCTATCTCGGACTCTGCCTGACCCTGCTTATCAACGTCGTCGTGATGGGCGCGGGTGTTTCGGTCGCGCTTCTGATCGTCGGCGGCGGGGGACTCGCTTTTCGTATTTGGGGCGCGGTTTCACTGATCTTCTTTGAATTGACCGTCATCACCGCGATCGCGATCTTGTTCTCGTCGTTCTCTTCGCCGGCACTGTCGGCGCTGCTGACCTTTCTCGTCTTCGTGATCGGCCACTTCAGCGCTTCTCTCCGCGACTTCGCTGCGAATCTCGGATCGGAATCGGCGAAGTTCTTTTTCAACTTTCTTTATTACTTCCTGCCGAACCTGTCGTTCTACAGTTTTGTCACCAACGCCGCGCACGGCGATGTGCCGCCCGCAACCTATCTGGCGACGGTGATTCTCTACACGGTGGTCTACGCGTCGATCGTGATCGCCTTCGCGGCGCTTATCTTCAGCCGGCGAAACTTCAAATGA